The genomic DNA CGGCTGCGGGGCAAGGAGCCCGCCGAGCGGCTGCGCGGTACGGGTGACCAGCAGAACTTCTTCCGGCAGGCGACGGGACCCGGCTGGGTGCTTGTCGGCGACTCCGGACACCACAAGGACTCCATCACCGCGCGCGGGATCAGCGACGCGTTCCTCCAGGTCGACACCCTCGTCCGGCACGTGGACGGTCCGCTCGGCGGCGACCCGGTCCGACTCGACGCGGCGCTGGAGAAGTTCGCCGAGGAACGCGACAGCGCGCTCACCCCGGGTTACGAATCCACGCTGGCGGTCGCCCGGCTGGCGCCGCACGAGCAGCGCCTCTCCCTGCTGCGGGCCGTGCAGACGGATCCGGAACTCACCGCGATCTACTTCGACATGGTCGCCGGGATCGGCTCCGCGGGTGCCCTCTACACACCCAAGCTGCTTGCCCTGCTCTGACCCGTTTCGGGGCGAACGGCGACCCGGACACCCGCGGTGACCTGCCAGGACGGTAAGTCGCCAACTCCTGTCGAATGGCTGGCAGTTGCCCTGGGCCGGTGCTGACGCTGCGCCATGATCCTGATACGGTTCCACCGATCGCCGACTCCGATGACAGAGAGTCAAGTCGCCTCGCCGGTGGCAAGATCGGCACTTTTTGCACCTTCCCTGACCGCCCCAGTGTTTCGCTGCCGTACGAGGAATCAGATGCCAGGCACCCGCGACCGGCGGACGCGTCATCGGTCCGCCCCGCGCAGATCTCTCCGGTTCTCGTTCGTCCTGCCCTTCGTCGTGCCCGCGGTCTGTCTCACCGGACTCTGGGGATACACGGCGGCCGGACTCGTCGACGAGCAACTCCAACTGCACTCCGACGCGGATCGGGCCTCCTCCGTCGCCCGGCCGGCCCAGGACGTGCTGTCCCGGCTGCAGACCGAGCGCCGGCTGACCGCGGTCTGGCAGGCGAGCCGCACGAAGACCGCCCGTACGGAGCTGGACGGCGCCCGCGACGAGACCGACGCCGCCGTCGCCGCGTTCCGGCGCAGTTCCTCCTCCGCGCTGGACACCTCCTCGCTCCAGCGGCGGACCAGGCTGTTCGACGAGGCTCTCGACACCCTTTCCGGCCGCCGCGAGGCGATCGACGGCCGCACCCTCAGTACGGGCGACACGTTCGAGTTGTACACCGACACCGTGTCCCGCGGTATCGGCGTCCTCACCGCGGCCGTACACAGCGACGACGGCCGGCTCGCGCGGGGCGGCAACGCGACGGTGTCCCTGGCCCACATCACGGAGATGCTCTCGCGCGAGGACGCGCTCATCTCCGGCGCGCTGCCGTCCCGTCGGATGACCGCCACGACCCGCGCCCAGTTCGGCCAGTATCTGGCGATCCAGCGCGAGTTCCGCGCGGGCCTGGACATCCACGACCTCCCTGCCGGTGCGGCCGCCACCTACACGCAGCTCACGGACAGCGCCAAGTGGACCACCCTGGGCACGGTCGAGAAGTCCGTGACCACCGGCCGGGGCACGGGGCTGCCCGGTCAGGCCTCGTCCTGGCCGACGGCCACCGAGCCCGTCGTCGGCGGCCTGCAGTCGCTGGGCGCGGACTCCGCGGACGGTCTGTCCGACCTGGCCGCCGACCACGCCGACGACCTGCTGCTCGGCATGCTCCTGGGCACGGCCGCGACGCTGGCCGCCCTGGCCGGCGGTGCGGTACTGGCCCTGCGCGCCCGGCGCTCGACGCTCGGCCGGGTCTCCGAGCTCCAGGCGCACGTCGAGCAGCTGTCCGGCAGCTGGCTGCCCCAGCTTCTGGCCCGAATACAGAACGGCGAGCGGGTCGAGCCGGCCACGCTCGCCCCGCACGGAGAGCAGGCGACCGACGAGCTGGAGCGGCTGGCCGCGGCCATCGACCAGCTGGGCCGGGTGGCCGGGGACACCGCCGTACGGCAGAGCCTGGGCCGCGAGGGCACGGAGAAGGTCTTCGCCCAGCTCATTCGCCGTACGCAGATCCTGATCCACCGGCTGATCTCGCTCCTTGACGACCTCGAGCGCAAGCACGAGGACTCGGACCTGCTCAAGGACATCTTCAAGGTCGACCATCTCGCGACCCGGGTGCGGCGGCACGCGGAGAACCTGGTGATTCTCAGCGGCTCCCCGCCCAGCCGCCGGCTGACCGCTCCCGTCTCGATCACCGACGTGATGCGCGGCGCGGTCGCGGAGACGGAGCAGTACACCAGGGTCAAGGTGAAGAACCTCCCCGCGGACCGGCGCCTCGCCCTGGCCGGCCGGGCCGTCGCGGACGTCACCCATCTGCTCGCCGAACTGATCGAGAACGGCACGAGCTTCTCGCCACCGGACACCCAGGTGTTCGTCAGCGCCACGAAGGTCGCCAAGGGCCTGGCCGTGCACGTCGAGGACCACGGCCTCGGCATGCCGCAGGACCTGCGCGACCACGCGAACGACCTGCTCGCCCACCCGCCGCGGCTGGACATGACGGCCCTGGGCGAGGACCCGCGGCTCGGGCACTTCGTGGTGGCCCGGCTGGCCGAACGGCACAAGATCAAGGTGGAGCTGCGCGAGTCCGTCTACGGCGGCACCCTCGTGATCGTGCTCCTGCCGGCCGCCCTGCTCGAAGAGGTGGCCTCGCCGGTTCTCGACCAGCTCAAGTCGGCCGCCGTCGCTGCCAACAGGGCAGTCGCGGCCGAGGCCTCCCGGGCGGTCGCGGGGACGGACGACTTCGCTGTCGTGGGCGCCGAGGGCATGCCGCTCGTGGGCTCGGCCATCGGATCGGCCGGCCACAGCCTCGACGCGGGCGTCACGATCGGCGGCGTCGACGCGCTCACGCACACGCGCCTTCCGGACCACAGCGGCTTCCCCGAGTACGGAGGTGCGGGCCTCTTGCCGGCCGCCTCGGACCACCCCGCCCCGGCTCCCGGACCCAACGCCTCCTGGGCACCGCCCCGGGAGCACCCCGCGCCCCAGGGCCACCGCACCGAGCCGGGCGGCCTCGGACCACAGGCCGGGCAGCCCGCACACCCCGGAGCACATGCCGGACACCACGGATCGCGGGCCGGATTCACCGAGCCGCAGAGCGGTTTCACCGAGCCGCGGTCCGGGCCACCGTCCCGGCACGAACCCGGTGCCGGAAGCGGGGGTCCCGCCCCCGCCCGGGAGGAGGCGCCCGCACGCAGTGCGGCGCGCCCGCTGACCACCCCGCAGGTCCTGCCGCAACGGACCAGGGGAGCCAGCCTGGCGCAGCAACTGCGCAGGGAGGCGGAGCAGGCACAGGGCCGACCCGACGGTGAGGGAGACAAGGGCGTCATCTCCCCGGACGCGTCGGCCCGCGCGATGATCGCAATTCAGCAGGGGCTGAAGCGGGCCCGGATGTCCGAGACCGACGAGCCGACCGGTGCGGACGGCCGGCAGCAGACGGATCCGAGGGACCCCGGTGCCCATCAACTGTGAGGAAACGTTACGTAATGACTGAGCAGGTACAATCCGGTCCCCGGCTGGACTGGCTCCTCGACGGACTGGTGGACCGGATACCGGAGATCCGCTGTGCCATCGTGCTGTCCGGGGACGGCCTTCTCATCGGCAAGTCGAAGAACCTGCGCCGCGACGACGCCGAGCACCTGTCCGCGGTCGGTTCGGGCATGCACAGCCTCGCCCGGGGCGCCGCGCGCCACTTCCACGGCGGGGAGGTGCAGCAGACGGTCATCCAGATGGACCGGGCGTTCCTCTTCGTCACCGCCGCGGGCCGGGGTGCGCGGCTGGCCGCCATCGCCTCGGAGCAGGTGGACGTGGGGATGATGGCCTTCGAGATGGGCACGCTCGTCAAGCAGGTGGGCCAGTACCTGAGTGCCGCACCGCGCGTGGAGACCCCCTCCGCCGGACACATTCAGGATGCCTGAACCCCGATGGCTCGACGATGCGGAGGCCGGGCGTCACTTACGGCCGTACGCCATCACGGGCGGGCGCACCCGCCACAGTCAGCACACCTTCACATTGATCACGCTGGTTGTCGCGCGGTCCGCGCATGAGTTCGATCACGACCATCTGGAGCCGGAGTCGGTCCAGATCCTCGAACTCTGCCGGGATCGCGCGGTGGCGGTCGCCGAGATCGCCGCGCACCTGGACCTGCCGGTGAGCGTGGTGAAGATCCTCTGCGGAGATCTGCTCAACGCCTCCCTCGTCATCGTCCAGGCGCCGCCCGGGCAGGAGGACCAACCGAGCGTGGAACTCATCGAAAGGGTGATGGATGGTATCCGTCAGCTCTGAGCCCGTCATGCCGACGGCGCTCAAGATTCTGATCGCGGGCGGATTCGGCGTGGGCAAGACGACCATGGTGGGCTCGGTCAGCGAGGTGCCCCCGCTGGAGACCGAGGAGCGGATGACCGCGGTGAGCCTCGGCGTCGACGATCTGTCCGGAGTCGAGGGCAAGAAGTCGACGACGGTCGCCATGGACTTCGGCCGGATCACCATCGCGCCGGAGCTGGTGCTGTACCTGTTCGGTACGCCCGGCCAGGACCGCTTCTGGTTCATGTGGGACGACCTGGCGACCGGTGCCCTCGCGGCCATCGTCCTCGCGGACACCCGTCGGCTGGACGCCTCGTTCGCGTCGATCGACTTCTTCGAGGCGCGTGACATCCCGTTCGCCGTGGGGGTCAACTGCTTCGACGGCCGGCGGGACTGCTCGGCCGAGCAGGTGCGGACGGCGCTGGATCTGGATCCGTCGACGCCGGTGCTGCTGTGCGACGTACGCGACCGTGGTTCCAGCAAGTCGGTGCTGCTCGCCGTGTTGGAGGCGGCGCGTGCGCAGGCGGCCGCGCGTCTCGCTCCGCTGGGCGGCGGTCAATGAGCCGGTTCCGCTCCCGGCTCACCGGGCGAGGAACGCCTCGACCCGGGCGGTGAACCACCCGGGGTCGTCCAGCCACGGGTAGTGGCCGCCGCCCGGCTGCACCGCGAACTCGGCGGCCGGGAAGACGTCGGCGACCCGCCGGGCGAGCTCGGGGCGGGGGCCGCCGTCGAGTTCGCCCGCGTACACGAGGACGGGCGCGGTGAGTCCGGCGAGCGCGGCCCGGGTAGCGGGCGGGTCGTAGGCACCCGCCGAGCCGTACCGGTCCCCCGCCTCGTCGTTGGTCTGCTCCTCGCCACCGGCGGCGTGGGCGCGGGCGGCGTCGTCCCAACGCCCGTAGAAGAAGGGCTCGAAGACAGGGTCCCAGTCGCCGCTCTCCGCCAGCCACGCCTCGAAGGCCGGGAAGGCCGCCTCGAACCAGGGCTCTCCCTTCCTCAGCCGGGCCGCCGCCAGCCGGTCCTCGCCCCGCACGCCCATCCCGACGGCCCACGGGGTGGCGGTGATCAGCGCCAGCCGTGCGATCCGCTCCGGGTACCGGGCCGCGTAGAGCATGGCGAGGTTGCCGCCCGCCGAGTGCGCCAGCACATCCATGCGCTCGAGGCCCAGATGGACCCGCAGCGCCTCGACGTCGTCGACGAGACGGTCACACCGGTACGTCGCCGGGTCCGCCGGCTCCGCGGAGTCCCCGGTTCCGCGCAGGTCGAGCAGCACGAGCCGGCGCCGGGCACCGAGTCCGCCCAGGTCCCCGAGATAGGCGGAGGCCCGCATCGCCCCGCCCGGCAGCACGACGAGCGGTTCTCCCTCCCCCCGCGTGTGATAGGCGAGTTCGGTCCCGTCGGGGGCGCTGAAGTTCGGCATGCGTTCGATCCTCACGGCTGGGGCCGTCTCACGGCAACAGGGTTCTCGGGTCGGGACCGGCGGGCCGTGAGAAAGTCGGGGCCGACCTCTTGCCTGGGCGTGAGCCGGCTGGATTACTGATCTCCAGCAGGGCTACCGAATGATCGGTCGCCCGTATTGACACGGTTGGTGAGGGAGAGGGTTCCCATGGCGGATGCGCGGGACCTGCTGGACGAGGGAGAACGGCTCGACCCGGACGGGCTGCGGACGCTGCAACTGGAGCGGCTGCGCGCCTCGCTGCGGCATGCGTACGCGCACGTGCCCTTCTACCGGGAGTCCTTCGACAAGGCGGGCGTACGTCCCGACGACTGCCGCACGCTCGACGATCTCGCCCGCTTCCCGTTCACCGTGAAGGCGGACCTTCGGGAGAACTATCCGTACGGGATGTTCGCCGTGCCCCAGGACCGGATCCGGCGCATCCACGCGTCCAGTGGCACGACCGGCCGCCCCACGGTCGTCGGCTACACGGAGAACGACCTCTCCATGTGGTCGGACATGGTGGCCCGCTCGATCCGGGCGGCGGGCGGCCGACCCGGCGACAAGGTGCATGTGGCCTACGGGTACGGCCTGTTCACCGGCGGACTCGGCGCGCACTACGGCGCCGAACGCCTCGGCTGTACGGTCATCCCCGCGTCCGGCGGTATGACGGCACGCCAGGTCCAGCTGATCCAGGACCTGAAACCCGAGATCATCATGGTGACCCCTTCGTACATGCTGACGCTCCTCGACGAGTTCGAGCGCCAGGGCGTCGACCCGCGCGGCACCTCCCTGCGCGTCGGAATCTTCGGGGCCGAGCCCTGGACCGAGGAGATGCGGCGGGAGATCGAGGAGCGCTTCGCGATCGACGCCGTCGACATATACGGGCTGTCCGAGGTGATCGGGCCCGGTGTGGCGCAGGAGTGCGTGGAGACCAAGGACGGGCTGCATGTGTGGGAGGACCACTTCTTTCCCGAGGTGGTCGACCCGATCACCGGGGAGGTGCTGCCCGACGGTGCGGAGGGTGAGCTGGTCTTCACCTCGCTCACCAAGGAGGCCATGCCCGTGATCCGGTACCGGACACGGGACCTGACCCGGCTGCTGCCCGGTACGGCCCGGGTCTTCCGGCGGATGGAGAAGATCACCGGCCGCAGTGACGACATGGTCATCCTGCGGGGCGTCAATCTCTTCCCCACCCAGATCGAGGAGATCGTGCTGCGTACGCCGGGCGTGGCACCGCACTTCCAGCTGCGTCTCACCCGGGAAGGCCGCCTCGACTCGCTCACCGTACGGGCGGAGGCCCGGGCCGGTGCCACGCCCGAGCAGCGCGACGCGGCCGCGGGCGTCATCGCCGCGGCCGTGAAGGACGGCATCGGCGTCTCGGTCGCGGTCGAGATCGTCGAACCGGAGTCGCTGGAGCGGTCGGTGGGCAAGATCAGGCGGATCGTGGACCTGCGACCTCGGTAGCCGCAGCCACAAGCACAGCCACAGCCACAGCCACAGCCACAGCGGGGCCTACGCCTCCGCGAACCGGTCCCGCAACTCCCGCTTGAGGATCTTCCCGCTCGCGTTGCGCGGCAGCTCGTCCACGAACAGCACCCGCTTGGGCGCCTTGAAGTGGGCGAGCTTCTCGCGTGCGTGGGCGAGGAGTTCGGCCTCGGTGACCTCGCCGCGCGCGACGACGACCGCGGTGACCGCCTCGATCCACCGTTCGTCGGGCAGCCCGATGACAGCGGCCTCCGCGACCCCCTCATGTGTGTACAGCGCGTCCTCGACCTGCCGCGAAGCGACCAGTACGCCACCGGAGTTGATGACGTCCTTCACCCGGTCGACGACGGTGAAGTACCCGGCCGCGTCCCGCACGGCGAGGTCCCCTGAGCGGAACCAGCCGTCCCGGAAGGCCTCGGCCGTCTCTTCCGGCTTGTCCCAGTAGCCCTCGCACAACTGCGACGAGCGGTAGACGATTTCTCCCTGCTCCCCGTCGGCCACCTCCTTGCCGGACTCGTCGACGACCCGCGCCTCGACGAACAGCACGGGGCGCCCGCAGGAGTCCATCCGCCTCTTGTGCTCGTCGGGTCCGAGGACCATGGACAGCGGGCCGATCTCGCTCTGCCCGAAACAGTTGTAGAACGCCAGCTCGGGCAGCCGTTCCTTCAGCCGCTCCAGTACGGGCACCGGCATGATCGACGCCCCGTAGTACGCCTTGCGCAGCCCGCTCAGGTCGCGGGTCGCGAAGTCGGGGCGGTTCGACAGGCCGATCCACACGGTGGGCGGGGCGAAGAGGCTGTCCGCGCGGCCCGCTTCGACGAGGTCGAAGATCTGCTCGGCGTCGGGTGCGTCGAGGATGACGTTCTCGGCGCCGACCGCGAGATACGGCAGCAGGAACACATGCATCTGCGCCGAGTGGTAGAGCGGCAGCGAGTGCACGGGCCGGTCGCCCGCGCTCAGATCGAGGGCGGCGATCGCGCTCAGGTACTCCTGGACCAGCGCACGGTGCGTCATCATCGCGCCCTTGGGAAGCGCGGTGGTGCCCGAGGTGTAGAGCAACTGCGCCAGGTCCTCGCCGCGCGGCTCCGCACCGTCGTACTGAGCCGTCGTGGCGAGCCGGGTGAGCAGGGAGTCGTCCGCGTCGCGCAGTGCCAGGGTCCGGACCCCGTCGGCCAGATTCCCGGCGAGGTCCGGGTCCGTGAGCACCAGCGTGGCACCGGACTGGTCGACGATGTACGCCAGATCGTCGCCGGTCAGGTTCTGATTGACCGGCACATGCACCAGCCCCGCGCGGGCGCAGGCCAGGAAGCCGATCAGATACGCGTCCGAGTTGTGGCCGTAGGCGCCGACCCGGTCGCCGGGGGCGAGTCCCGTCTCGCGCAGGGCGCGGGCGGCACGGGAGACGGCCTCGTCGAGTTCCGCGTAGGTCCAGGAACGGTCGCGGTAGTGGATCGCCCTGCGTGCCGGGGTCCGCCGGGCGCTGCGCCGCAGCACCCCGTCGACCGTGACGCTTGGTCCCGCCGTCATGACCTGCTCCTTCGTCCGCCTGCCCTGGCGTGATCCTCGTGCCGTCGTACGAGCGGGGTCAAGCTCGCGGCCGCCCCCTTCCGCCACCGTAGCCGCCCTGTGGGGTGGGACCACACGTACTGTCACCGACCCATGTGGTCCAGGGCAAGGCCGATGACTCCGGTCGCTCCGGCGACGAGTACACGCAGGGGAATCGATCTCCTGATGCCGAACCGCCCCCGGGCGTTCCCGAGGGCGGTTCGGCATCAGGACGGGCGAGTGGGTCGCCGTGCGACAGACCCGAGGGGCGAGCTGGATCACACCTTTCGGGTGCGTCCCTCCCAGTACGGATCCCGCAGCCGCCGCTTGTACAGCTTCCCGTTGGGGTCGCGCGGCATCGTCTCGATGAAGTCGACGCTCTTGGGGCGCTTGTACCCGGCGAGCCGCTGTTCGCAGTGGCCGAGGATGTCGGCGGCGAGCGCCGGGCCCGGGTCGTGCCCCGGGGCAGGCTCCACCACCGCCTTGACCTCCTCGCCCCAGTCGTCGTGCGGGATGCCGAAGGCGGCCGCGTCGGCGACGGCGGGGTGGGCGAGCAGCGCCGCCTCGATCTCCGCCGGGTAGATGTTGACCCCGCCGGAGATGATCATGTCGATCTTGCGGTCGCGGAGGAAGAGATAGCCCTCCTCGTCGAGACAGCCCAGGTCGCCGACGGTGAAGAAGTCGCCGATGCGGTTCTTCTTCGTCTTGGCCTCGTCCTTGTGGTACGAGAATCCGCCGGTGCTCATCTTCATGTAGACGGTGCCGAGTTCACCCGCCGGCAGCCGGTTGCCTTCGTCGTCGAAGATCGCGAGTTCGCTGATGGGCCAGGCCTTGCCGACCGTGCCGGGCTTCTTCAGCCAGTCCTCGGCGGTGGCGAAGGCGCCGCCGCCCTCACTGGCGGCGTAGTACTCCTCCACACTGTCGCCCCACCACGTGATCATCGCCCGCTTCACATGGTCGGGGCAGGGCGCGGCGCCGTGGATGGCGTGCCGCATCGACGAGACGTCGTAACGCCCCTTCACCTCCTCGGGGAGTGCCAGCAGGCGGTGGAACTGGGTCGGGACCATGTGTGTGTGCGTGCACCTGTGGGTGTCGATGAGGCGGAGCATCTCCTCGGGCGTCCATTTGTCCATCAGGACCAGACGGTGCCCGATGTGCAGGGACGCGCCCGCGAACTGGAGCACCGCCGTGTGGTACAGCGGCGAGCAGACCAGGTGCACATTGCCCTCGAACGGCTTGATGCCGAAGATCCCGAGGAAGCCGCCGAGGTATGTCTCCTCGGGCAGCTTGCCGGGCAGCGGTCGCCGGATGCCGCGCGGCCGGCCCGTGGTGCCCGAGGTGTAGTTCATGACCCAGCCAAGGGTGCGGTCGGCGGGCGCCGACCCGGGCTGTCCGTCGAGGAGTTCGGCGTACGGCCGGAAGCCGTCGATCGCGCCGACCGCGTACCTCTGCTCTGCTGGCAGTTTCGCCTCGTCGGCGGCGTGGCGCGCGGAGTCCGCGAACCGCTCGTGCGCGATGAGCACCTTGGCGCCGGAGTCGGCGACGATCCAGGCGATCTCGGGGCCGACGAGATGGTGGTTGACGGGGACGAGGTAGAGGCCGGCCTGGGACGCGGCCAGATACGCGGTGAAGAACTCGACACCGTTGGGCAGGACGACCGCGAAGGCGTCGCCGCGTTCGAGGCCCGCGGCGCGCAGTCCGTGCACCAGCCGGTTGACCGAAGCGTGCAGTCGTCCGGCGGTCCACTCCTCGCCGTCGGGGGCGATCAGGACCGTACGCTCCGGGTCCGCGGCGGCCTGGGACCAGAAGCCGTTGGGGGGCACGCTCACTGCTGACTCCTTCCGGCGATGCGGTTGACGCGGTCGACGGCCCGCTCGAAGCCCCGTGTCAGGTCGTCGAAGACGGCCTGGACGCTGCGCTCGCTGTTCATGCGTCCGACGATCTGCCCGACGGGCGTGCCGAGCAGCGGCTCGACCTCGTACTTCTGGATGCGGGAGACCGCCTCGGCGACCAGCAGTCCCTGGAGGGGCATGGGGAGCGTGCCGGGCCCGTTCGGGTCGTCCCAGGCGTCGGTCCACTCGGTGCGCAGCTGCCGGGCCGGCTTGCCGGTCAGGGCTCGGGAGCGGACGGTGTCGCCGGAGCCGGCGGCGAGCAGTTTCCGGATCAGCGCGGGCGAGGGGAGTTCGGCCTCTGTCGTGGTCAGCCAGAGGGAGCCCAGCCACACGCCCTGGGCGCCCAGGCTCAGCGCGGCGGCCACCTGTCGCCCGCTGCCGATGCCGCCCGCGGCCAGGACGGGCAACGGGTCGACGGCGTCGACGACTTCGGGGGTGAGCACCATGGAGGCGATGTCGCCGGTGTGGCCGCCGGCCTCGTAGCCCTGGGCGACGACGACGTCGATGCCCGCCTCGGCGTGCTTGCGGGCGTGCCGGGCGCTGCCCGCGAGCGCCGCGACGAGCACGCCCTGGCCGTGGGCGCGCTCGACGACGTCACCCGGCGGCGAGCCGAGCGCGTTGGCGAGCAGCTTGATCGGGTAGTCGAAGGCGACGTCGAGCTGGGTGCGGGCCACCCGCTCCATCCACCCGGTGATGCGCCAGCCGGACACCTCGCCCTCCGCCAGCTCCGGCACGCCGTACTTGGCCAGGGTGTCCCTGACGTACTGCCGGTGCCCCTCGGGGATCATCGCCTCGACGTCGGCCTCCGTGACGCCCTCCACCTTCTTGGCGGGCATGACGACATCCAGGCCGTACGGTTTTCCGTCGACGTTCGCCTCGAGCCAGTCGAGGTCGCGCTTGAGGTCGTCCGGTGCGGTGTAGCGGACCGCGCCGAGCACACCGAAACCGCCGGCCCGGCTGATGGCCGCGGCGACGGCGGGAAACGGCGTGAAGCCGAAGATGGCGTGCTCGACTCCCAGTCTCTTGCTCAGCTCCGTCTGCATGGCCGCAGAATGCCGCAGCCCTCCGGACGAAGGAAGGCCTTTTCTGATACTCCGTCAGATTCCTTGTTCCGCACGTCCCGTTGACACACCCCACCGCTGACACGAAAGTTTCACCCCGCGGGGCGAACCTCGAAAGATACTTTCAGGCGGTGCGACGGGAGGCTTTTCGATGACCGAAGACACGGCGGACAGCGGGACGGGCGGGCGTGGACCCACCCGCCGTCACCTGGTCAGACGTGCGCTGGCCCTGGGCGGCGCCCTGGCCGTCGCCCCTTTCCCGGCCGGCCCCGCGAAGGCCGTTCCACCGCCTCGCCACCCCCACCGCACCCTGCGGCACGGCTCCCCCGAACGCGCCGGACTGCTCCCGGACCACCTCCGCGGACTCGTCACCGACGCCGAGTCCTTCCTCGGCCCCTCCCCCACGCACCCCTGGTACGCCGGTGCCGTGCTGCTCGCGGGGCGGGGCGACACGGTGGCCCTGCATCAGCCCATCGGCACGGCGGTGCGCTACTCGGCGTACGACGCGAAGACCGACACGGGCGTCGAGTTCCCGGCCGAGCGGCAGATCCCGATGGCCACGGACACCGTCTTCGACCTCGCCTCGGTGTCGAAGCTGTTCACCTCGCTGCTCGCCGTGCAGCAACTGGAGCGCGGCGCGCTGGAGCTGGAGGCCAGGGTCGCCTCGTACCTCCCGGACTTCGCCGGCGCGGGCAAGCAGGACGTCACCATCCGTCAACTCCTCACCCACACCTCGGGTTTCCGCGCCTGGCTGCCTCTCTACAAGGCACCGAGCCGCGCGGAGAAGCTGCGCCTCATCTGGAACGAGGCACCGCTCAGCCCGCCGGGCACCAAGTACCTCTACTCGGATCTGAACCTGATCTCGCTCCAGCTCGTCCTGGAAGAGATCACCGGTCACCCTTTGGACGCCCTGCTCCGCGACGAGATCACCGCTCCGCTCGGCCTGCGCAGCACCCGCTACAACCCGCCCGCCGCCTGGAAACCGAGGATCGCGGCGACGGAGGACGCACGCCCGCCGTGGTCCGGGCTCGACCGCGGACTCGTCTGGGGCGAGGTGCACGACGAGAACGCCTTCGGCTTCGGCGGAGTGGCAGGCCACGCGGGTGTCTTCTCCTGCGCATGGGACCTCGCGGTCCTCGGCCGGACCCTGCTCAACGGCGGCACGTACGGGCACACCCGCATCCTGGCGCCGGAGTCGGTGGAGCTGCTGTTCACCGACTTCAACACCGCCTTCCCCGGCGACGAGCACGGGCTCGGCTTCGAGCTCTACCAGCACTGGTACATGGGCGCGATGGCCACCCCGCGCACCGCCGGGCACACCGGCTTCACCGGCACCTCGCTCGTCCTCGACCCGACGACGGACTCCTTCCTGATCGTGCTGGGCAACTCCGTTCATCCCGTGCGCACTTGGCGATCCGGCTCCGCTCCCCGGGCGGCCGCGGGGAACCATCTGGCGCGAGCCGTCCAGGTCCGGCCCGCGCGCGGACGTACGTCCTGGTTCTCGGGCATGGCGACCGCGGCCTCCGCGACGCTGACACTGCCCGAGCTCGACACGGCCGGTACCGCGGATACCGCCGAAACCACCGGCACCGCCGACAGCACCACCGCCGACAGCGGGGGGCGGCTTCGCTGCGCCCTGTGGTGGGACACCGAACCCCGGTCGGACACCCTCTTCCTGGAGGCCTCGGCCGACGACGGCGCGAGCTGGCAGCCGGTGCCGTTCACGACCGCGTGTGACGGGGAGGAGGCGCGGGAGCACCCCACGGGCTCGGTCACCGGCTGGTCGGGGCGGGTGTGGCACCGGCTCCACGCGGACCTGCCGCGGGCGCGCCGGCTGACGCTGCGGTGGCGGTACACGACCGACCGGTTGTACGTGGGCCGGGGCGCGTACGTCGACGCGGTGCGGGTCGAGTCCG from Streptomyces avermitilis MA-4680 = NBRC 14893 includes the following:
- a CDS encoding nitrate- and nitrite sensing domain-containing protein codes for the protein MPGTRDRRTRHRSAPRRSLRFSFVLPFVVPAVCLTGLWGYTAAGLVDEQLQLHSDADRASSVARPAQDVLSRLQTERRLTAVWQASRTKTARTELDGARDETDAAVAAFRRSSSSALDTSSLQRRTRLFDEALDTLSGRREAIDGRTLSTGDTFELYTDTVSRGIGVLTAAVHSDDGRLARGGNATVSLAHITEMLSREDALISGALPSRRMTATTRAQFGQYLAIQREFRAGLDIHDLPAGAAATYTQLTDSAKWTTLGTVEKSVTTGRGTGLPGQASSWPTATEPVVGGLQSLGADSADGLSDLAADHADDLLLGMLLGTAATLAALAGGAVLALRARRSTLGRVSELQAHVEQLSGSWLPQLLARIQNGERVEPATLAPHGEQATDELERLAAAIDQLGRVAGDTAVRQSLGREGTEKVFAQLIRRTQILIHRLISLLDDLERKHEDSDLLKDIFKVDHLATRVRRHAENLVILSGSPPSRRLTAPVSITDVMRGAVAETEQYTRVKVKNLPADRRLALAGRAVADVTHLLAELIENGTSFSPPDTQVFVSATKVAKGLAVHVEDHGLGMPQDLRDHANDLLAHPPRLDMTALGEDPRLGHFVVARLAERHKIKVELRESVYGGTLVIVLLPAALLEEVASPVLDQLKSAAVAANRAVAAEASRAVAGTDDFAVVGAEGMPLVGSAIGSAGHSLDAGVTIGGVDALTHTRLPDHSGFPEYGGAGLLPAASDHPAPAPGPNASWAPPREHPAPQGHRTEPGGLGPQAGQPAHPGAHAGHHGSRAGFTEPQSGFTEPRSGPPSRHEPGAGSGGPAPAREEAPARSAARPLTTPQVLPQRTRGASLAQQLRREAEQAQGRPDGEGDKGVISPDASARAMIAIQQGLKRARMSETDEPTGADGRQQTDPRDPGAHQL
- a CDS encoding roadblock/LC7 domain-containing protein; this encodes MTEQVQSGPRLDWLLDGLVDRIPEIRCAIVLSGDGLLIGKSKNLRRDDAEHLSAVGSGMHSLARGAARHFHGGEVQQTVIQMDRAFLFVTAAGRGARLAAIASEQVDVGMMAFEMGTLVKQVGQYLSAAPRVETPSAGHIQDA
- a CDS encoding GTP-binding protein; this encodes MVSVSSEPVMPTALKILIAGGFGVGKTTMVGSVSEVPPLETEERMTAVSLGVDDLSGVEGKKSTTVAMDFGRITIAPELVLYLFGTPGQDRFWFMWDDLATGALAAIVLADTRRLDASFASIDFFEARDIPFAVGVNCFDGRRDCSAEQVRTALDLDPSTPVLLCDVRDRGSSKSVLLAVLEAARAQAAARLAPLGGGQ
- the paaK gene encoding phenylacetate--CoA ligase PaaK, which translates into the protein MADARDLLDEGERLDPDGLRTLQLERLRASLRHAYAHVPFYRESFDKAGVRPDDCRTLDDLARFPFTVKADLRENYPYGMFAVPQDRIRRIHASSGTTGRPTVVGYTENDLSMWSDMVARSIRAAGGRPGDKVHVAYGYGLFTGGLGAHYGAERLGCTVIPASGGMTARQVQLIQDLKPEIIMVTPSYMLTLLDEFERQGVDPRGTSLRVGIFGAEPWTEEMRREIEERFAIDAVDIYGLSEVIGPGVAQECVETKDGLHVWEDHFFPEVVDPITGEVLPDGAEGELVFTSLTKEAMPVIRYRTRDLTRLLPGTARVFRRMEKITGRSDDMVILRGVNLFPTQIEEIVLRTPGVAPHFQLRLTREGRLDSLTVRAEARAGATPEQRDAAAGVIAAAVKDGIGVSVAVEIVEPESLERSVGKIRRIVDLRPR
- a CDS encoding DUF742 domain-containing protein; translated protein: MPEPRWLDDAEAGRHLRPYAITGGRTRHSQHTFTLITLVVARSAHEFDHDHLEPESVQILELCRDRAVAVAEIAAHLDLPVSVVKILCGDLLNASLVIVQAPPGQEDQPSVELIERVMDGIRQL
- a CDS encoding alpha/beta fold hydrolase, with the protein product MPNFSAPDGTELAYHTRGEGEPLVVLPGGAMRASAYLGDLGGLGARRRLVLLDLRGTGDSAEPADPATYRCDRLVDDVEALRVHLGLERMDVLAHSAGGNLAMLYAARYPERIARLALITATPWAVGMGVRGEDRLAAARLRKGEPWFEAAFPAFEAWLAESGDWDPVFEPFFYGRWDDAARAHAAGGEEQTNDEAGDRYGSAGAYDPPATRAALAGLTAPVLVYAGELDGGPRPELARRVADVFPAAEFAVQPGGGHYPWLDDPGWFTARVEAFLAR